The genomic segment GCGTTCGAGCAGGTGATGCGCGTGCTGCGCTATGTGGCCAACAGTTCGTCGCTGTCCTCTGGCCAGATCGCGACGGCGCTCGATCTGGCGAGTTCCGCGCTTGATGCGACTGCCTCGGTGCAGGAAAGACTCGGAAACGCGGCGTCCGCGATCGAGAACGCCAGTGCGCGGCAGAGCGACTACAAGAGCTTCGCCTCGACGCTGGCGAGTGACCTGACCAGCGTTGACGTCGCTGCGGTCACCGCCGAACTGTCGACCTACCAGTCGCAATTGACCGCGTCGTATTCGGCGATCGGCAAGATCTTCAGTCTCAATCTTGCCAGCTATCTGAAATGACGAGGCGGCGCCGCACCGCCTAGCGGTGGGTGAACTGCGGTGCGCGTTTTTCGAGGAAGGCTTGAATGCCCTCGCGGGCGTCGGCGCTGGCGAAGCGGGCATGCAACTCGCGGCGTTCGAACAGGATGCCTTCGGCGAGCGTGCTTTCGAATGCGCGGTTGAGGCTTTCCTTCAGCGCCATCAGGGCGGGGGCGGAGAACGCCGCGATCGTGGTGGCCAGCGCCACGGTCTCGTCGCGCAGTCTGTCGTCATCGACCACGCGCGACACCAGGCCGTAGCGATCGGCCTCTTCGGCGTTGAGCGGCCGCGCCGACAGGCACATGTCCATCGCCTTCGCCTTGCCGATCGCGCGCGGCAAGCGTTGCGTGCCGCCGGCGCCGGGCAACAGGCCGAGCTTGATTTCCGGCAGCGCGAATTTGGCACTGCGGCCGGCGATCACGATGTCGCAGGCGAGCGCCAATTCGCAGCCGCCGCCATAAGCGAGGCCGCCCACCGCGGCCAGCACCGGCTTTCGCACCTGACGGATCGTCTCCCAATTGCGGGTGATGAAGTTCGAGCCGTAGACGTCACTATAGCTCCACGCCGCCATCGAGGCGATGTCGGCGCCTGCCGCGAACGCGCGGGCATTGCCGGCGATCACGATCGCGCCGATGCCGTCGTCGGCATCGAACGCCAGCAGCGCGGCGCCGAGCGCATCCATCAGCGCATCGTTCAGGGCGTTGAGGACTTCAGGGCGGTTCAGCGTGATGATGCCGACCCGGCCCTGGGTTTCGGTGATAATGGGATTGGACGACAAGGTCGTGCTCCGTGATCGGTGTGCACTTTACAGATCGTTGTGCTGCAGCATCTCGCGCAGCCGGAATTTCTGGATCTTGCCGGACGGCGTCGCCGGCATCGCATCGCGGACGACTAGCCGCTCGGGGATGTATTGCAGCGCCAGCTTCTGCGCCTTCAGGAACTCGACCATTGCGGCGAAGTCGATGCTTGCGCCGGTCTTCGGCACCACCACGGCGCAGGCGCGCTCGCCAAGCCGTTCGTCCGGATAGGCGACGATCGCGACCTGGGCGACGGCGGGGTGCTTGTAGAGCAGCGCCTCGACCTCGACGACCGGGATGTTTTCGCCGCCGCGGATGATCACGTCCTTGCTGCGGCCGCTGATCCGGATGTAGCCATCGGCCGTCATGTAGGCGAGGTCGCCGGTGTCGAACCAGCCGTCGGCGTCGGTGCCGTTCCAATGCGGCCGCTTCAGATAGCCACCGAAGTTCGAACACGACCGTACCACCAGCCGGCCGATCTGGTTCGGCGGCAGCGCTTTGCCGTCGCCATCGATTACTTTCACCTCGACGCCGGGCAGCGGGCAGCCGTCGGTGGTCGAGGCGAGCTTGTCGTCGTCGTCGAGCTTGATCAGCGTCACCGCGCCGTTCTCGGTCATGCCCCAGGCCGACACGATCTTGGCGCCGAGACCGGCCTGAGCCTGTTCGACCAGCGGCCCGGGAATCGGCGCGCCGGCGCACAGGAAGGTCTTCAGGCTGGGTACCGGCTCGTCGCTCTCCTTCACCACGCGGGTCAGGTCGGTGAGGAACGGCGTCGACGCCATGGTGAAGGTGACGCGCTCGGTGCGAATCAGTTCGGCCGCTTTCGTCGGCTCCCAGATGTCCTGCAGCACCGCGCTGGCGCGCAGCATGATCGGCATCATCAGCCCGTACATGAAGCCGGTCTGATGTGCCATCGGCGACGCCATCAGGATCACGTCGGACTCGCGAAGCGCGAGCCGCTGCGCGTAGGGCACGATATTGGCCATCAGCGTGTTGGCGCTGTGCATCACGCCTTTCGGCTCGCCGGTGGTGCCGGAGGTGTAGATCAGTTGTGTGATGTCGTCAGGAGAAGGACGGCTGCCTTGAAGGATCGTCGCGGCGTCCGGCTGCTTTTCCCATTCGGGCGTTGTCAGCAGCGTGTCGAAATCGTCTGCACCGCCGCCATCGACCACGACGATCGTACGCAGAGCCGGCAGATCGGGCTGCAGGCTACGCGCCATCGCTTCATGGTCGAAGCCGCGGAAGCTCTTCGGCACCACCAGTACCTTGGCGTCGCCGTGCTTCAGCATGAACGACAGCTCGCGCTCACGGAAGATCGGCATTAGCGGGTTGAGCACCGCGCCGATCCGCGAGCAGGCGAGATACAGCACGGTGAACTGCCACCAGTTCGGCAGCTGCATCGCGACGACATCGCCGTGGCCGACGCCGAGCCGGCTGAGGCCAACCGCGACGCGATCGGCCAGCGTCGGGAGCTCGCGGTAGCTGAAGCGGCGCACCGCGCCGCCGTCGAGCCGAACCGCGGTCAGTGCGACTTTGTCGGGGCAATACGCCGCGCAGGCATCGAGATCGTCGTTGATGGTTCGGTCGTGCCACAGGCCGGCGGCGATGCTCGCGGCGCGGCGTGGCGGCAGCAGAACGGCGTCGAACTCCATGTTTCCCCCGGAATAGTTGTTCGTTATGGACGCGAAATGTCGGGCGGCGCCTCCGTTCAGGCCGGCACTGCGGCGCGGCCGGCCCGGTGGCGCGCGATGATCGTCTTCATGATCTGCGCGGTGCCGTCGCCGATCTGGAAGCCGAGCACGTCGCGCAGCCGCTGCTCCATCGGGCCGCGGTCGTAGCCACCGTGGCCGTGCATCAGCAGGCATTGATGGATCACGTCGTAAGCGAGCTTCGGCGCCCACCATTTGCACATCGCGGCCTCGGCGCTGTGCGGGGCGCCGTGGTCCTTTAGCCAAAGCGCCTGCAGGCACAACAGACGCGCGGCCTCGACCTGGGTGTCGAGGTCAGCGAGCGGATGCGACACGCCCTGAAACGCCGACAGCGGTTTGCCGAACGCCTGCCGCTCCGCGACATGCGCCCAGGTCTCCTCGAGTGCGACGCGCGCGACGGCGAGCACTTGCAGGCCGATCAGCGCGCGGGAGAAGTCAAAGCCCTGCATCACCTGGACGAAGCCCTTGTTCTCGTCGCCGAGCCGATGCGCGGTCGGGACGCGAACGTTCTCGAAAAACAGCGAGCCGCGGCCGATCGCACGCTGGCCGTGGCAGTCGAACCTGTTGCGGGTGATGCCGGGCAGGTCCATCGGAATCAGCAGCGCGGTGACGCCATGTGCGCCGGCGTCGATCGAGCCGGTGCGGCCGAACACTACCGCCGCATCCGCCTGATCGGCTGCGGAGATCGAAGTCTTCTCGCCATTGACGATGTAGTCGTCGCCGTCGCGCTCGATCCGCAGCCGCAGGTTCGCCGCATCCGAGCCGCCGCGCGGTTCGGTCAGCGCGATCGCGAACAGCGCGTCGCCGGCGATCAGCTTCGTCAGCCACGGCTGCACGATCTCGCGCTGGCCGTGCTGCGACAGGATCTGACCGTTCAGCGAGGCCAGCAGATTGACGTAGGACATGCTGAGGTCGGCGCGCGCGATCTCCTCGTGGATCACGCCGGCCGCGAGGCTGCCCATGCCGAGCCCGCCGCAGGCTTCCGGCAGTTCGGGCGCGATGAAGCCCATCTCGCCCATCGCCTTCATCAAGCCGCGGTCGAGCACCCGCGTCCGGTCGCGTTCCTGAAATCCCGGCGCGATCCGGTCGGCGGCGAACCGCCGGGCCTGCGTGGCCAGCGCCACGAGGTCTTCATTCAAATATGGATTCATGCCTCGCCCTCCTTGAGAATTCGAGCGCCGGCGTTGCCGGCGCCGTTCGTCGGCGGGAGAGCGGTTATTTGATGTACTTGCGGAATTCGGGCTTACGTTTCTCCTGCAGCGCCTTGACGCCTTCGCGCGATTCCTCTGTGTCGTAATAGAGTTTCAGCGCGTACATCCCCATGCCGGCGATGCCGGCTTGATGCGCTGTGTCCATGTTGAAGCTGCGCTTGGCGATCGCGAGCGCGGTCGGTGACCGTTCGCACAGCTCTTCGCCCCACTTCTGCACTTCGGCATCGAGCTCCTCGTGCGGCACGCAGAGATTGGCGAGGCCCATCGCCTCGGCTTCCTTGCCCGAGTAACGCCGGCACATGTACCAGATCTCGCGGGCCTTCTTTTCTCCGACGACGCGGGCCAGGAACGCGGTGCCGTAGCCGGGATCGACCGAGCCCATCTTCGGGCCGACCTGGCCGAAGATCGCCTTCTCCGAGCAGATCGTCAGGTCGCAGATCGTCGCCAGCACATTGCCGCCGCCGATCGCATAGCCCTGGACGCGGGCGATCACCGGCTTGGGCACGTCGCGGATCGCAGTGTGCAGTTCCTCCATCGGCAGCCCGACGGTGCCGCGACCGTCGTAATTGCCGTCGTGGGTGGACTGATCGCCGCCGGTGCAGAAGGCGCGGTCGCCGGCGCCGGCCAGTACGATCGCCCCGACGTCCTTGTCGTAGCCCGCCTTGTACAGGGCCTTGATCAACTCGTCGCAGGTGGTGCCGCGGAACGCATTCATCTTGTCCGGACGGTTGATGATGATCCACGCCACGCCGTTGCGGATTTCATAGATCAGGTCTTCGAACTGCATCGGAATCCTCCCGTTATTGTTGATTGGGCTCAGCCGTTCATCGTCAGGCCGCCGGAGACGCTCAGCACCTGGCCGGTGATGAAGCCGGCGTCGTCGCTGCCGAAGAACGCGATCGCGCCGGCGAGATCGTCCGGCTTGCCGAGCCGGCCGATCGGAATCGCCTTGGTGAAGGCTTCGATCAGTTTTTCCGGATTGGCGGCGCCGGAGGTCACGCCGGCGAGCAGCGCGGTGTCGGTCGGCCCCGGGCAGACGACGTTGACGGTGATGCCGTGGCGGGCGTGTTCGCGTGCCAGGGTCTTGGAGAATGCGACGAGGCCGCCTTTGCAGGCGGCGTACACCGCTTCGCCCGACGAGCCGACGCGCGCTGCGTCAGAGGCGATGTTGACGATGCGGCCGTAGCGCCGCTCGACCATGCCGGGCAGCACCGCGTGATGCATGTGCAGCGCGCCGGTGAGGTTGATGGCGATCAGTCGCTCCCATTCGCCCGGCTCGCTCTTGGTGAACGGCTTGAAGATGTCCCAGCCGGCGTTGTTGACCAGAATGTCCACCGGCCCGAGTTTGTCCGTCGTCGTCGCGATCGCGGCGTCGACGCTTTTGCGGTCGGCGATGTCGCAGCGGATCGCTTCGGCCGCGCCACCCGCGGCGCGGATCTCGCCGGCGATCTTCTCGGCGGCGTCGAGATTGAGGTCGAGCACTGCGACCTTGGCCCCGTCCTGCGCAAACCGGCGACACGTCGCCCCGCCGATGCCGCCGCCACCACCCGTGATCACCGCCGTTTTGTTCTGCAGCCGCGCCATCCTCGCTCGCTCCTCTTTGATTCTGATCTGTTTTTCCCCAGGAAGCCCGCGGTCGAAGCTGGCAACTAGGACAATATATTGCTATATTTAGTCAGCGTTGCGAAGATGCGTCAAGATGGTCAATGATGGCAAATAAGCGCACGAGTGCCGATAATGTTGCAGATGCGAAGATGGAATTGGCCAACCGGCTGTTCTTTCGTCTCTATCAATGCGCCAATATGTTGCATAAAACCGGCACGCGGGCGGTCGAAGCCGAGGGGCTGACGACGCAGCAATGGGCGGTGCTCGGAGCGCTGTCGCGACCCGCTGTGGCGAACGGCATGAGCATCGGCGATCTGGCGCGCTATCTGATGGTGAGCCGGCAGAACCTCACTGGTCTGATCGGTCGGATGGAGCGCGACGGTCATGTCGCGGTCGTTCCGGATGAGCGCGATCGCCGCTCACGGCTGGTGACGATGACCAAGTCCGGGCGTCACGTCTGGGAGGTGCTCGCGCAGCCGAAGATCCGGGCGTATTACGGCGAAGTGCTCGGCGATTTTTCGATCAATGATGTCACCCACGCGCTGCACTACCTGCTCAAGATCCTCGACAACATGAAGCGTCTCGACGATGGCGCTGCGGGCGAAGCTGTGGCGACGGAACTGGAATGACTTTGGTCAAGGCGCGCGGGCGTCATCCAACGTCTATCGGGTGGAAGCGATAACAAGACGAGGGGGGCGGAGGCGATGAGAGCGGTATTCATGACCGGTCACGGCGGCAACGAGGTGATCGAGGTCGGCGATCGCCCGACGCCGCAGCGCCGCCCGGGTGAAGTGCTGGTGCGGATGCGCGCCGCGACCGTCAACCGCGTCGACCTCTACATGCGCGACAGCGGCGCCGGCATCACCCACAGCCTGCCGCAGATCATGGGGGTGGACGGGGCCGGCGTGATCGAGGAGGCGGACACGCCGGAGCTGATCGGGCGGCGGGTGACGCTGTATCCGGGCATTGTCTGCGGTTCTTGCGAATTCTGCCGCCGCGGCGAGCCGGTGCTGTGCGCCAAGATGAGCCTGCTCGGCGAGCATCGCGACGGCACCATGGCTGAGTATGTCTGCGTGCCGGCCGGAAATGCACTGCCGATCCCTGACCGGCTCGATTTCGCCCAGGCCGCTGCGCTCGGCGTGAACTATCTCACGGCGTGGCGGATGCTGTTAACCAAGGCGAAGCTGCAACCGGGCGAAACCGTGCTGGTGTTCGGGGTTGGTGGCGGCGTGTCGCTCGCGGCGATGCAGATTGCTGCGGCCGCCGGCGCCCGTGTGCTGGCGACCTCACGCAGCGCCGACAAGCTGGCGCGGGCCCGGGCGCTCGGCGCCGATGCGGTGATCGATGCGCCGGCCGACAAGATCCCCGCCGCGGTGATGGAGTTGACCGGCGGCCGCGGCGCCGACGTGGTGATCGAGAATATCGGCGGGGCGATGTGGAGCGCGGCGCTGAAATCGCTGGTGCGCGGCGGGCGGGTCGCGACCTGCGGTGCCACGATCGGCGATCAGCCTCCGGCCGATTTGCGCCGGGTATTCATCCGCCAGCTTCAGATCTTCGGCTCGACCCTCGGCAACCCGAGTGAGCTTTCCGAGCTGATCGCCTGGTGCGATGCCGGAAAGCTGACACCGCCGATCGATCTGCACTATCCGCTCGGCGATATCCGCGCCGCATTCGATCATCTCGAATCCGGTAGCCAGTTCGGCAAGATCGCGATCGACATCTGAGTCTCGCGGCGGCGGAGCGCCGTCCGTCGCGTGTCGGCTCTCCATCGCCAAATTTGATCCGCATCAAATTAATTCCCGCATTTCAATACTAGATT from the Rhodopseudomonas palustris genome contains:
- a CDS encoding enoyl-CoA hydratase-related protein encodes the protein MSSNPIITETQGRVGIITLNRPEVLNALNDALMDALGAALLAFDADDGIGAIVIAGNARAFAAGADIASMAAWSYSDVYGSNFITRNWETIRQVRKPVLAAVGGLAYGGGCELALACDIVIAGRSAKFALPEIKLGLLPGAGGTQRLPRAIGKAKAMDMCLSARPLNAEEADRYGLVSRVVDDDRLRDETVALATTIAAFSAPALMALKESLNRAFESTLAEGILFERRELHARFASADAREGIQAFLEKRAPQFTHR
- the aliA gene encoding cyclohexanecarboxylate-CoA ligase, which codes for MEFDAVLLPPRRAASIAAGLWHDRTINDDLDACAAYCPDKVALTAVRLDGGAVRRFSYRELPTLADRVAVGLSRLGVGHGDVVAMQLPNWWQFTVLYLACSRIGAVLNPLMPIFRERELSFMLKHGDAKVLVVPKSFRGFDHEAMARSLQPDLPALRTIVVVDGGGADDFDTLLTTPEWEKQPDAATILQGSRPSPDDITQLIYTSGTTGEPKGVMHSANTLMANIVPYAQRLALRESDVILMASPMAHQTGFMYGLMMPIMLRASAVLQDIWEPTKAAELIRTERVTFTMASTPFLTDLTRVVKESDEPVPSLKTFLCAGAPIPGPLVEQAQAGLGAKIVSAWGMTENGAVTLIKLDDDDKLASTTDGCPLPGVEVKVIDGDGKALPPNQIGRLVVRSCSNFGGYLKRPHWNGTDADGWFDTGDLAYMTADGYIRISGRSKDVIIRGGENIPVVEVEALLYKHPAVAQVAIVAYPDERLGERACAVVVPKTGASIDFAAMVEFLKAQKLALQYIPERLVVRDAMPATPSGKIQKFRLREMLQHNDL
- the aliB gene encoding cyclohexanecarboxyl-CoA dehydrogenase — protein: MNPYLNEDLVALATQARRFAADRIAPGFQERDRTRVLDRGLMKAMGEMGFIAPELPEACGGLGMGSLAAGVIHEEIARADLSMSYVNLLASLNGQILSQHGQREIVQPWLTKLIAGDALFAIALTEPRGGSDAANLRLRIERDGDDYIVNGEKTSISAADQADAAVVFGRTGSIDAGAHGVTALLIPMDLPGITRNRFDCHGQRAIGRGSLFFENVRVPTAHRLGDENKGFVQVMQGFDFSRALIGLQVLAVARVALEETWAHVAERQAFGKPLSAFQGVSHPLADLDTQVEAARLLCLQALWLKDHGAPHSAEAAMCKWWAPKLAYDVIHQCLLMHGHGGYDRGPMEQRLRDVLGFQIGDGTAQIMKTIIARHRAGRAAVPA
- the badI gene encoding 2-ketocyclohexanecarboxyl-CoA hydrolase produces the protein MQFEDLIYEIRNGVAWIIINRPDKMNAFRGTTCDELIKALYKAGYDKDVGAIVLAGAGDRAFCTGGDQSTHDGNYDGRGTVGLPMEELHTAIRDVPKPVIARVQGYAIGGGNVLATICDLTICSEKAIFGQVGPKMGSVDPGYGTAFLARVVGEKKAREIWYMCRRYSGKEAEAMGLANLCVPHEELDAEVQKWGEELCERSPTALAIAKRSFNMDTAHQAGIAGMGMYALKLYYDTEESREGVKALQEKRKPEFRKYIK
- the badH gene encoding 2-hydroxycyclohexanecarboxyl-CoA dehydrogenase, which encodes MARLQNKTAVITGGGGGIGGATCRRFAQDGAKVAVLDLNLDAAEKIAGEIRAAGGAAEAIRCDIADRKSVDAAIATTTDKLGPVDILVNNAGWDIFKPFTKSEPGEWERLIAINLTGALHMHHAVLPGMVERRYGRIVNIASDAARVGSSGEAVYAACKGGLVAFSKTLAREHARHGITVNVVCPGPTDTALLAGVTSGAANPEKLIEAFTKAIPIGRLGKPDDLAGAIAFFGSDDAGFITGQVLSVSGGLTMNG
- a CDS encoding MarR family transcriptional regulator; this encodes MMANKRTSADNVADAKMELANRLFFRLYQCANMLHKTGTRAVEAEGLTTQQWAVLGALSRPAVANGMSIGDLARYLMVSRQNLTGLIGRMERDGHVAVVPDERDRRSRLVTMTKSGRHVWEVLAQPKIRAYYGEVLGDFSINDVTHALHYLLKILDNMKRLDDGAAGEAVATELE
- a CDS encoding zinc-binding dehydrogenase, producing MRAVFMTGHGGNEVIEVGDRPTPQRRPGEVLVRMRAATVNRVDLYMRDSGAGITHSLPQIMGVDGAGVIEEADTPELIGRRVTLYPGIVCGSCEFCRRGEPVLCAKMSLLGEHRDGTMAEYVCVPAGNALPIPDRLDFAQAAALGVNYLTAWRMLLTKAKLQPGETVLVFGVGGGVSLAAMQIAAAAGARVLATSRSADKLARARALGADAVIDAPADKIPAAVMELTGGRGADVVIENIGGAMWSAALKSLVRGGRVATCGATIGDQPPADLRRVFIRQLQIFGSTLGNPSELSELIAWCDAGKLTPPIDLHYPLGDIRAAFDHLESGSQFGKIAIDI